From Macaca mulatta isolate MMU2019108-1 chromosome 1, T2T-MMU8v2.0, whole genome shotgun sequence, the proteins below share one genomic window:
- the KLF18 gene encoding Kruppel-like factor 18, which translates to MDSSLLQEIEEIENFFQHLSERHTKQAETPDAPEPQNCMPLTAHAEESQHESTRSKTMPPLGPTMMTSAYTNIPGTVLTQDLTMHPLKALDMALEDLNETYSMGQKVTSFDQIKHTAGSQMTDVTDTPKSSPTDCQKTAITASNMTISSESNQLNTPSSDQTLNESQIPALHGDQMKTLSDNQTLCGDQVTFSSDQTLTDGHTVTSSGDEALSGGQMTTSLDLYGGKMMTSTDNQTLYGEQATTSTGNQTLYAEQMTTSTSNQTLYAEQMTTSTSNQTLYAEQMTTSTSNQTLYREQMMTSTGNQTLYGEQMTTSTGNQTLYGEQMMTSTSNQTLYGEQMTTSTGNQTLYREQMITSTSNQTLYGEQATTSTSNQTFYGEQMTTSTSNQTLYGEQMTTSTGNQTLYGEQMMTSTGNQTLYGEQMMTSTSNQTLYGEQMTTSTGNQTLCGEQMTTSTGNQALYGGQMMTSTSNQTLYGEQVTTSTSNQTLCGEQMTTSTSNQTLCGEQMMTSTSNQTLCGEQVTTTTGNQTLYGGRNMTSIDNQALCGGQMATYSGNPTLYGDQMLTLQVGNMTMLTNDHSLYGGYISHQFSSLPHPGFPCFSSSHLIQGQVPEKQKTQSCQFWKNPEVSRPYICTYENCKKSYKKACHLRTHMRKHTGEKPYICDVEGCMWKFTRSDELNRHKKRHTGERPYLCSICNKNFARSDHLKQHAKVHNVHPGL; encoded by the exons ATGGATTCCAGTCTCCTCCAGGAAATTGAGGAAATTGAGAATTTTTTCCAGCATCTCTCTGAGCGACATACAAAACAGGCAGAAACCCCAGATGCACCAGaaccacagaactgtatgcctcTGACTGCCCATGCTGAGGAGAGCCAACATGAGTCAACCAGGAGCAAGACGATGCCTCCCTTGGGGCCCACAATGATGACTTCTGCATACACTAACATCCCTGGGACAGTTCTCACCCAGGACTTAACAATGCACCCTCTTAAAGCCCTTGATATGGCACTTGAAGACCTAAATGAGACTTATTCCATGGGCCAGAAAGTGACTTCCTTTGATCAGATAAAACACACAGCAGGCTCCCAGATGACAGATGTTACAGACACCCCAAAGTCATCACCCACTGATTGCCAGAAGACAGCCATCACTGCAAGCAACATGACAATCTCCAGTGAAAGTAACCAGCTGAACACTCCAAGTAGTGACCAGACCCTCAATGAGAGTCAGATACCAGCCCTGCATGGAGATCAGATGAAGACCCTCAGTGATAACCAGACTCTCTGTGGGGACCAGGTGACCTTCAGTAGTGACCAGACCCTCACTGATGGTCATACAGTGACTTCCAGTGGCGATGAGGCTCTCTCTGGGGGCCAGATGACAACCAGTCTAGACCTCTATGGAGGGAAAATGATGACTTCCACTGATAACCAGACTCTCTATGGGGAGCAGGCGACAACCTCCACTGGTAACCAGACCCTCTACGCGGAGCAGATGACGACCTCCACTAGTAACCAGACCCTCTACGCGGAGCAGATGACGACCTCCACTAGTAACCAGACCCTCTACGCGGAGCAGATGACGACCTCCACTAGTAACCAGACCCTCTACCGGGAGCAGATGATGACCTCCACTGGTAACCAGACCCTCTACGGGGAGCAGATGACGACCTCCACTGGTAACCAGACCCTCTACGGGGAGCAGATGATGACCTCCACTAGTAACCAGACCCTCTACGGGGAGCAGATGACAACCTCCACTGGTAACCAGACCCTCTACAGGGAGCAGATGATTACCTCCACTAGTAACCAGACCCTCTACGGGGAGCAGGCGACGACCTCCACTAGTAACCAGACCTTCTACGGGGAGCAGATGACGACCTCCACTAGTAACCAGACCCTCTATGGGGAGCAGATGACGACATCCACTGGTAACCAGACCCTCTACGGGGAGCAGATGATGACCTCCACTGGTAACCAGACCCTCTACGGGGAGCAGATGATGACCTCCACTAGTAACCAGACCCTCTATGGGGAGCAGATGACGACATCCACTGGTAACCAGACCCTCTGTGGAGAGCAGATGACGACCTCCACTGGTAACCAGGCCCTTTACGGGGGACAGATGATGACCTCCACTAGTAACCAGACCCTCTATGGGGAGCAGGTGACGACCTCCACTAGTAACCAGACCCTCTGTGGGGAGCAGATGACGACCTCCACTAGTAACCAGACCCTCTGTGGGGAGCAGATGATGACCTCCACTAGTAACCAGACCCTCTGTGGGGAGCAGGTGACGACCACCACTGGTAATCAGACCCTCTATGGGGGGCGGAATATGACCTCCATTGATAACCAGGCTCTCTGTGGAGGCCAGATGGCAACATATAGTGGCAACCCGACCCTCTATGGGGACCAGATGCTGACTCTTCAGGTGGGCAATATGACAATGCTCACTAATGACCACAGCCTTTATGGGGGATATATATCCCATCAGTTCTCATCATTGCCACACCCAGGATTCCCATGCTTTTCAAGTTCCCATTTGATTCAAGGACAAGTTCCAGAAAAGCAGAAGACACAGAGCTGCCAGTTCTGGAAGAATCCTGAGGTTTCGAGGCCCTACATCTGCACTTACGAGAACTGCAAGAAGTCTTATAAAAAGGCTTGCCACCTCCGAACCCATATGCGCAAGCACACCG GGGAGAAGCCCTACATATGCGATGTAGAGGGATGTATGTGGAAATTCACCCGCTCAGATGAGCTCAACAGACACAAGAAAAGGCACACAGGGGAACGGCCCTACCTGTGTTCAATATGCAACAAGAATTTTGCAAGATCTGATCACCTAAAGCAGCATGCAAAGGTCCACAACGTTCACCCAGGATTATGA
- the KLF17 gene encoding Krueppel-like factor 17, with protein MYNRPRAEMEQEAGELSRWQVAHQAAQDNENSAPILNMSSSSGSSGVHTSWNQGLPSIQHFPHSTEMLRSPLVSVEAPRQNMDEGGPQFSMPLPERGVSYCPQATLTPSQMIYCQRVSPPQQEMMIFSGPQLMPIGEPNIPRVARPFSGNLRMPPSGLPVSASTGIPMMSHARNPPMPYPGLSTVPSEETLLGPTMPSTEAQAVLPSMAQMLPPQDAHDLGMPPAEPQSLLALGSQDSLVTQPDSQEDPFLPEQPRPAPQTAEKNSRPQERTGRGGSSEARPYRCNYENCGKAYTKRSHLVSHQRKHTGERPYSCNWESCSWSFFRSDELRRHTRVHTRYRPYKCDQCSREFMRSDHLKQHQKTHRPGPSDPQTNSREQDGPPAAGP; from the exons ATGTACAACCGACCGCGGGCTGAGATGGAACAGGAGGCTGGGGAGCTGAGCCGATGGCAGGTGGCGCACCAGGCTGCCCAG GATAACGAGAACTCAGCGCCCATCTTGAACATGTCTTCATCTTCTGGAAGCTCTGGAGTGCACACCTCTTGGAACCAAGGCCTACCAAGCATTCAGCACTTTCCTCACAGTACAGAGATGCTGAGGTCCCCCTTGGTGTCTGTTGAGGCGCCGAGGCAGAATATGGATGAAGGAGGGCCACAGTTCAGTATGCCACTGCCTGAGCGTGGTGTGAGCTACTGCCCCCAAGCGACTCTCACTCCTTCCCAGATGATTTACTGTCAGAGAGTGTCTCCCCCTCAGCAAGAGATGATGATTTTCAGTGGGCCCCAACTAATGCCCATAGGAGAGCCCAATATTCCAAGGGTGGCCAGGCCCTTCAGCGGGAATCTAAGGATGCCCCCCAGTGGGCTGCCAGTCTCGGCTTCCACTGGAATCCCAATGATGTCCCACGCTAGGAACCCTCCAATGCCTTACCCTGGCCTCTCGACAGTGCCTTCTGAAGAAACATTGTTAGGCCCGACCATGCCTTCCACTGAGGCCCAGGCAGTGCTCCCATCCATGGCTCAGATGTTGCCCCCACAAGATGCCCATGACCTTGGGATGCCTCCAGCTGAGCCCCAGTCATTGCTGGCTTTAGGGTCTCAGGACTCTCTTGTAACTCAGCCGGACTCTCAAGAAGACCCATTTCTACCAGAGCAGCCCAGACCTGCTCCACAGACAGCAGAGAAGAACTCCAGGCCTCAGGAAAGGACTGGTAGAGGGGGCTCCTCGGAGGCAAGGCCTTACCGCTGCAACTACGAGAACTGCGGAAAAGCTTATACCAAACGCTCCCACCTGGTGAGCCACCAGCGCAAGCACACAG GTGAGAGGCCCTATTCTTGCAACTGGGAAAGTTGTTCGTGGTCTTTCTTCCGTTCTGATGAGCTGAGACGACATACACGGGTACACACCAGATATCGACCATATAAGTGTGATCAGTGCAGCCGGGAGTTCATGAGGTCTGACCATCTCAAGCAACACCAGAAAACTCATCGGCCAGGACCCTCAGACCCACAGACCAACAGTAGAGAGCAGGACGGTCCTCCTGCTGCTGGTCCTTAG